One Chryseobacterium wanjuense genomic region harbors:
- a CDS encoding LolA family protein: protein MKNIISKVIVSGLVVGAVGITNAQKIDAKAKKILDDITANYNSKKNSYFKFSFGSGTNGQVSKTEPGIYYAAGDKYKLKIMETEQIFDGNKIYNINTEDMEVTVAKPNGSGSMFSPINYLSSYRNDYNVTYNGKKNVNGVNADFIKLVPVKSNGIKYVYIFVDSVKKQMVKLEQHGNNKDVAVIAIKEYKENQDLDPNMFVFDKNKFKNYLITEL from the coding sequence ATGAAAAATATTATTTCAAAAGTTATCGTAAGCGGATTGGTTGTAGGAGCAGTGGGAATAACGAACGCTCAGAAAATTGATGCTAAAGCAAAAAAAATATTAGACGATATTACAGCCAATTACAATTCTAAAAAGAATTCTTATTTTAAGTTTTCTTTCGGAAGCGGAACAAACGGACAGGTTTCTAAAACAGAACCGGGAATTTATTATGCCGCAGGTGACAAATATAAGTTGAAAATCATGGAGACAGAACAGATTTTCGATGGCAATAAAATCTATAATATCAACACCGAAGATATGGAGGTAACGGTGGCAAAACCCAACGGAAGCGGCAGCATGTTCTCCCCTATCAATTACCTTTCTTCCTACAGAAACGATTATAATGTAACATACAACGGAAAGAAAAATGTAAATGGCGTAAATGCTGATTTCATCAAATTGGTTCCGGTAAAATCGAACGGGATAAAATACGTTTATATCTTTGTAGATTCTGTAAAAAAACAAATGGTAAAGCTGGAACAGCACGGAAATAATAAAGATGTTGCCGTAATCGCCATTAAAGAATACAAGGAAAATCAGGATCTTGATCCGAATATGTTCGTTTTTGATAAGAATAAATTTAAAAATTATCTGATCACTGAGCTTTAA
- a CDS encoding LptF/LptG family permease — MLKILDRYIIKTFFGPFFFIFSVLFFIFIVNIIWVQLGQFMGKGLSYWQILKLLFYLGVSVISMVLPLTILLASIMSFGEFGERYELAAMKAAGISLTRVMLPLLGVTAVLSIMLYFFSNNIIPDFQRKAKNMLFNIAQTKPALNFTPGQFIDQIPGYMVKFDRIHGENGENIDGVFVHKKATTYENQQSIVAEKGKFIPAANKNYLKLVLYNGYVYEDNFAGKADNVRLKQPDQAIKFDTLVSHFDVSEIINKAIEEEKITDDYRFQTFNELNKTIDKTKKDNDKFFSNVNNDVLSQTNAVVSYMDAAQNRAKTKPKQQIKLDTVKGDKKLEIINNAYNRLDNLRSTVDAKNNELDPGIKYYGKVVIYQQRIVTYSFTCIIFFLIGASLGSIIRKGGMGLPVIIAIVIFIIFYVINVGTENMAWSGKINPYLAAWIPNIVLFPFGVWMTYKALTDSQLFDAEKYKALFKPITRLLVKTKEHKRYQ, encoded by the coding sequence ATGTTAAAAATACTAGACCGATATATCATAAAAACCTTCTTTGGACCGTTTTTTTTCATATTTAGTGTATTGTTTTTCATCTTTATTGTAAACATTATCTGGGTTCAGCTGGGGCAATTTATGGGAAAAGGATTGAGTTACTGGCAAATCCTTAAGTTGCTTTTTTATCTTGGGGTAAGCGTTATCAGTATGGTGTTGCCGCTTACGATCCTATTGGCAAGTATTATGTCTTTCGGAGAATTTGGGGAACGGTATGAGCTCGCCGCGATGAAGGCTGCCGGAATTTCGCTCACACGGGTGATGCTTCCGCTGTTGGGAGTCACCGCGGTTCTCTCCATCATGCTTTATTTCTTTTCCAATAATATTATTCCGGATTTCCAGAGGAAGGCAAAAAATATGCTCTTTAACATTGCTCAGACCAAACCTGCTTTGAACTTTACGCCGGGACAGTTTATCGATCAGATTCCGGGATATATGGTGAAGTTTGACAGGATTCATGGAGAAAACGGAGAAAATATTGACGGGGTATTTGTTCACAAAAAAGCTACAACTTACGAAAATCAGCAATCGATTGTGGCGGAGAAAGGGAAATTTATTCCTGCTGCCAATAAAAATTACCTGAAACTGGTGCTTTACAACGGATATGTTTATGAAGATAATTTTGCAGGAAAAGCTGATAATGTCCGATTGAAACAGCCCGATCAGGCAATAAAATTTGACACTTTGGTTTCCCACTTCGATGTAAGTGAAATCATTAATAAAGCTATTGAAGAAGAAAAAATTACGGACGATTATCGTTTCCAGACCTTCAATGAATTAAATAAAACCATCGATAAAACAAAAAAAGACAACGATAAATTCTTCTCGAATGTCAACAACGATGTCCTGAGCCAGACCAATGCCGTGGTAAGTTATATGGATGCGGCGCAAAACAGAGCCAAGACAAAGCCAAAACAGCAGATAAAACTGGATACGGTAAAAGGTGATAAAAAATTAGAGATCATTAATAATGCTTACAACAGGCTGGATAACTTGAGAAGCACGGTAGATGCTAAAAATAATGAGCTTGATCCGGGGATAAAATATTACGGGAAAGTAGTGATCTATCAGCAAAGAATTGTAACGTATTCCTTCACCTGCATCATTTTCTTTTTGATTGGTGCCAGTTTGGGGTCGATCATCAGAAAAGGGGGAATGGGACTTCCGGTAATCATTGCCATCGTGATTTTCATTATTTTCTACGTCATCAATGTAGGAACGGAAAATATGGCGTGGTCAGGGAAAATTAACCCTTATCTCGCAGCCTGGATTCCGAATATTGTTCTCTTCCCTTTTGGTGTCTGGATGACGTATAAAGCACTGACGGATTCACAATTATTCGATGCCGAAAAATACAAAGCATTGTTTAAGCCGATTACCAGATTGCTTGTTAAAACTAAAGAACATAAAAGGTACCAATAA
- the frr gene encoding ribosome recycling factor, which yields MEELDLIVESVKEDMEAALKHLDHAFQRIRAGRASTNMVQDVMVEYYGALTPINQVANVSIPDAMTISIQPWDSKAINDIEKAIINSNLGFAPSNNGINIILNVPPLTEERRRELAKQAKGETEDTKIVVRNARQNGLKELKKLEGVSEDVIKGVEADIQVLTDKYVKLCEEHLKVKEAEIMKV from the coding sequence ATGGAAGAATTAGATCTTATAGTAGAATCTGTAAAAGAGGATATGGAAGCAGCTCTTAAACACTTGGATCATGCATTTCAAAGAATCAGAGCGGGGCGTGCGTCTACGAATATGGTTCAGGATGTTATGGTAGAATATTACGGAGCTTTGACACCTATCAATCAGGTTGCGAATGTTTCTATTCCTGATGCCATGACGATTTCTATTCAACCTTGGGATTCAAAAGCTATTAATGATATTGAAAAAGCAATCATTAATTCAAATTTAGGTTTTGCGCCTTCCAATAACGGGATTAATATTATTCTTAATGTTCCGCCTCTTACCGAGGAAAGAAGAAGAGAACTGGCAAAACAGGCTAAAGGAGAAACTGAAGATACTAAAATCGTAGTAAGAAACGCAAGACAAAACGGTTTGAAAGAACTTAAAAAGCTTGAAGGTGTTTCTGAAGACGTGATCAAAGGAGTGGAAGCAGATATCCAGGTACTTACCGATAAATATGTGAAGCTTTGCGAAGAACATCTTAAAGTAAAAGAAGCTGAAATTATGAAAGTATAA
- the pyrH gene encoding UMP kinase translates to MKYKRILLKLSGEALMGNRQYGIDNERLQEYAAEIKKVVDKGCEVAIVIGGGNIFRGVAGAAKGMDRVQGDYMGMLATVINGMALQGALEDAGIRTRLQSAIEMDKVAEPFIKRRAVRHLEKGRVVIFGAGTGNPYFTTDTAATLRAIEIGADVILKGTRVDGIYDSDPEKNADAVKYNSLSFDEVYAKNLKVMDMTAFTLSHENKLPIIVFDMNKEGNLEKIVDGENVGTLVDL, encoded by the coding sequence ATGAAATATAAAAGAATCCTTCTAAAACTTAGTGGTGAAGCCTTAATGGGGAACAGACAATATGGTATTGACAACGAAAGGTTACAGGAATACGCAGCTGAGATCAAAAAAGTAGTAGATAAAGGCTGTGAAGTTGCCATTGTAATTGGAGGAGGAAATATTTTCCGTGGAGTTGCAGGAGCTGCAAAAGGGATGGACAGAGTACAGGGAGACTACATGGGAATGCTTGCAACCGTAATCAACGGGATGGCGCTGCAGGGAGCATTGGAAGATGCAGGAATCAGAACCAGACTTCAGTCAGCGATCGAAATGGACAAAGTTGCCGAGCCTTTCATCAAAAGAAGAGCAGTAAGACACCTTGAAAAGGGCAGAGTAGTGATCTTCGGAGCGGGAACAGGAAACCCGTATTTCACAACAGATACTGCTGCAACATTAAGAGCCATCGAAATCGGAGCCGACGTTATTTTAAAAGGAACAAGAGTAGACGGAATCTACGACAGCGATCCTGAAAAAAATGCGGATGCCGTAAAATATAATTCGTTATCTTTCGATGAAGTATATGCTAAAAATCTTAAAGTAATGGATATGACGGCATTTACCTTAAGCCACGAAAACAAACTTCCGATCATTGTTTTTGATATGAATAAGGAAGGAAACCTTGAAAAAATTGTAGACGGAGAAAATGTTGGTACTTTAGTTGATTTGTAA
- the porQ gene encoding type IX secretion system protein PorQ, translating to MKKIVIFSLFLSGIVSYAQTGTNVYPFLNIPVSARQAALGGDAISIRDRDVSFAIANPSLLNKDSDNQLSVNATAYLADSKYGTIAYAKDFDNGHMATINARYMSYGDIPRTDESGFENGTFNASDVAIGAGYAYQFEEDWTIGGGINFITSKIDNYTSSAISGNAGVTYHNKKNKETASLVFRNFGYQFKSFNGTRENLPFRVDLGYTRILKAIPLAITITAHDLQEFNISSQYNVNGQEVNVGRKIADHFSVGAELFPEKGFNIRLGYNVKRGNELAVADQRNFSGLSAGFGIKIARFRIDYAHVRYHNSTNVNQIGVSIDLTSHAGY from the coding sequence TTGAAGAAAATTGTCATTTTTTCATTGTTTCTATCAGGAATTGTTTCTTATGCACAAACAGGAACAAACGTTTATCCGTTCTTAAATATTCCTGTATCTGCAAGACAGGCTGCTTTGGGAGGAGACGCAATTTCTATCAGAGATCGTGATGTATCCTTTGCTATTGCAAACCCCTCTTTGCTGAATAAAGATTCTGATAACCAACTTTCTGTAAACGCGACAGCTTATCTGGCAGATTCAAAATACGGAACTATTGCCTATGCGAAAGATTTTGATAATGGTCACATGGCCACGATCAATGCACGCTACATGAGCTACGGAGATATTCCGAGAACGGATGAAAGCGGTTTTGAAAACGGTACTTTTAACGCTTCAGATGTAGCGATCGGAGCAGGATATGCTTATCAGTTTGAAGAAGACTGGACGATCGGCGGAGGAATTAATTTCATTACTTCAAAAATTGACAACTACACTTCTTCTGCTATTTCCGGAAACGCAGGCGTAACTTATCACAACAAAAAAAATAAGGAAACGGCTTCTTTGGTTTTCAGAAATTTCGGATATCAGTTTAAGTCTTTCAACGGGACAAGGGAAAATCTTCCGTTCCGTGTAGATTTGGGGTACACGAGAATTTTAAAGGCGATTCCGTTAGCTATCACCATTACAGCACACGATTTACAGGAATTTAATATTTCTTCTCAATACAACGTAAACGGACAGGAAGTGAATGTCGGCCGAAAAATTGCAGACCATTTCTCCGTAGGCGCAGAATTGTTTCCGGAAAAAGGGTTTAATATCAGATTAGGATATAATGTAAAAAGAGGAAATGAGCTTGCTGTGGCAGATCAGAGAAATTTTTCAGGGCTTTCTGCGGGGTTTGGTATTAAGATTGCCAGATTCAGGATAGATTATGCTCATGTGAGATATCATAATTCTACCAATGTCAATCAGATAGGGGTTTCTATAGACCTTACAAGCCATGCGGGATATTAA
- the cmk gene encoding (d)CMP kinase — translation MKKPVIAIDGYSSTGKSSISKVIAEKLGLIHLDTGALYRGVTWFALQNCLNEDGSINLDHLFSSFDQIELEFKNDHGELILFLNHIDISKAIRTNEVSDNVSFVAKQKEVRDFLLHSQRSLAEKGGIIMDGRDIGTVVLPNADYKFFLTASIDERTKRRYNELISLGIEADEQQVKENLIERDKIDSEREIAPLKQAEDAIVIDNTHLTKQETIESILSHIQNI, via the coding sequence ATGAAAAAACCTGTAATCGCTATCGACGGGTACTCGTCTACCGGAAAAAGTTCAATATCTAAAGTCATCGCCGAAAAGCTGGGACTTATTCATCTGGATACAGGTGCACTTTACAGAGGAGTAACTTGGTTTGCGCTTCAGAATTGCCTTAATGAAGATGGTTCTATTAATCTCGATCACTTGTTTTCGTCATTTGACCAGATCGAACTGGAGTTTAAAAATGATCATGGAGAATTAATTCTTTTCCTTAATCATATCGATATTTCAAAAGCCATCCGTACCAACGAGGTTTCTGATAATGTAAGTTTTGTCGCAAAACAAAAGGAAGTAAGAGATTTTTTATTGCATTCTCAACGCTCTTTGGCAGAAAAAGGCGGCATTATCATGGACGGACGTGACATAGGGACAGTAGTTCTGCCAAATGCGGACTACAAATTTTTCCTGACAGCAAGTATTGACGAAAGAACAAAAAGACGCTACAATGAGCTGATTTCTTTAGGAATCGAGGCTGATGAACAACAGGTAAAAGAAAACCTGATAGAACGCGATAAGATTGATAGTGAGCGGGAAATCGCCCCATTGAAGCAGGCTGAAGACGCCATCGTGATCGACAATACCCATCTTACCAAACAGGAAACCATCGAAAGCATTTTATCTCATATCCAAAATATTTAA
- a CDS encoding YtxH domain-containing protein encodes MSRKNNTAGILAGLLAGAAAGVILGMLYAPEEGKETRKKIKNKANDLKDQAKNKYGEVSEKVKDQYSNISSTFKETASSVAHTVKDGYDKYKDQIVSKTADVVKNVESELNDLKK; translated from the coding sequence ATGTCTAGAAAAAACAATACAGCGGGTATTTTGGCAGGACTTCTTGCAGGTGCTGCAGCAGGTGTAATTTTAGGAATGCTTTATGCTCCGGAAGAAGGTAAGGAAACTAGAAAGAAGATAAAAAATAAGGCTAATGATCTTAAAGATCAGGCTAAAAACAAATACGGAGAAGTTTCTGAAAAAGTAAAAGATCAGTATAGCAATATCTCTTCTACTTTCAAAGAAACAGCGAGCAGCGTTGCTCATACGGTAAAAGACGGATACGACAAATACAAAGATCAGATCGTTTCTAAGACTGCAGATGTAGTAAAAAATGTAGAATCTGAACTGAATGATCTAAAAAAATAA
- a CDS encoding phage holin family protein: MIETIKEYASKRIDLLKIEATEKSSLSAGMITYFVVLLVAFGFFIILFNFGIAFLIGRALGDHSYGFLIVAAFYLLIMILVVIFKKRIVNYVADQVIKFLNH; the protein is encoded by the coding sequence ATGATTGAAACTATTAAAGAATATGCGTCGAAGAGAATCGATCTCCTGAAAATTGAAGCTACCGAAAAGTCTTCCCTTTCAGCCGGAATGATTACTTATTTTGTCGTATTGCTTGTAGCCTTTGGTTTTTTCATTATTCTGTTCAATTTCGGAATTGCGTTCCTTATAGGAAGAGCTTTGGGCGATCATTCCTATGGATTCCTTATTGTTGCGGCTTTTTATCTTTTAATAATGATTCTTGTTGTTATCTTTAAAAAGAGAATCGTAAACTATGTCGCAGATCAGGTTATTAAATTTTTAAATCATTAA
- a CDS encoding phosphoribosyl-ATP pyrophosphatase produces the protein MGRKYESLEELRRKKKLLKEEIDGLEDLLTFKNTKESLSAFTNGLTDQYLQEKVDDDGEEKVVLRKDVIAKQITTEIKDAFINKNTAMGIANSAFKGNAMDALIKLGVTAIVGNYAKKNMSSSNWKKKVLGAALIYLAPIALKFIRKKLENYQKNKSVSSMEQLI, from the coding sequence ATGGGCAGAAAGTATGAGAGCTTAGAGGAACTGAGAAGAAAGAAAAAATTGTTGAAAGAAGAAATCGACGGTTTGGAAGATCTTCTTACATTCAAAAATACAAAAGAAAGTTTGAGTGCATTTACCAATGGTTTGACAGATCAGTATCTGCAGGAGAAAGTAGACGATGACGGTGAAGAAAAAGTTGTTCTCAGAAAAGATGTCATCGCAAAACAGATTACAACTGAAATAAAGGATGCATTCATCAATAAAAATACAGCGATGGGCATTGCCAATTCCGCATTCAAAGGAAATGCAATGGATGCGCTGATAAAATTAGGTGTAACGGCAATCGTAGGAAATTATGCCAAGAAAAACATGAGCAGCTCAAACTGGAAAAAGAAAGTTCTGGGTGCTGCCTTGATTTACCTGGCTCCTATCGCATTGAAATTCATCAGGAAGAAACTGGAAAATTATCAGAAAAATAAAAGTGTTTCGAGTATGGAACAGCTTATCTAA
- a CDS encoding TrmH family RNA methyltransferase: MLTAHTIKVLQSLDKKKFRQKYNLFLVEGNKIICELYNSNFKIKEIFSTDPQKLGRSDVPVTHISENELKKISFLQHPKDSVAVCHINTEKKSEDKNIQLILDGIQDPGNLGTIIRLADWFGIEQIICSEDTVDFYNPKVIQATMGSFTRVNIVYTNLVEYLSKTENVNIGTDMEGENIYTFQKPEKINLILGNEGNGMRPETEELLQKSIMIPRFGKSQSTESLNVSMAAGIILGQLFRV; the protein is encoded by the coding sequence ATGCTTACAGCTCATACAATAAAAGTTTTACAGTCTTTAGATAAAAAGAAGTTCAGACAAAAATACAATTTGTTTTTGGTTGAAGGTAATAAAATCATTTGTGAACTTTACAATTCTAACTTTAAAATTAAAGAAATATTTTCTACCGATCCGCAAAAATTAGGCCGTTCGGATGTACCGGTTACTCATATCTCTGAGAATGAGTTGAAAAAAATTAGTTTTTTGCAACATCCGAAAGATTCTGTGGCTGTTTGCCATATCAATACGGAAAAAAAATCGGAAGACAAAAATATTCAATTGATTCTTGACGGAATTCAGGATCCGGGAAATCTCGGGACGATCATCAGACTGGCAGACTGGTTCGGAATCGAGCAGATTATCTGCAGTGAAGATACTGTGGATTTCTACAATCCTAAGGTAATTCAGGCAACGATGGGGTCTTTTACAAGGGTGAATATCGTTTATACCAATTTAGTCGAATACCTTTCCAAAACAGAAAATGTAAATATAGGAACGGATATGGAAGGGGAGAATATTTATACTTTTCAAAAACCTGAAAAAATTAATTTAATTCTTGGGAATGAAGGCAACGGGATGCGTCCGGAAACGGAAGAACTTCTTCAAAAAAGCATAATGATCCCTAGATTCGGAAAATCGCAATCTACAGAAAGCCTGAATGTTTCTATGGCGGCGGGAATTATTTTGGGACAACTCTTCCGAGTTTGA